One stretch of Acanthochromis polyacanthus isolate Apoly-LR-REF ecotype Palm Island chromosome 16, KAUST_Apoly_ChrSc, whole genome shotgun sequence DNA includes these proteins:
- the naa30 gene encoding N-alpha-acetyltransferase 30: protein MATVPPGPSSALPASPAEIPPFPGAGSAEPAVEDGEPACHGEDCVPAGTGTKPQPVSDVKRSVKKKQKNMLARASPAALHLKMQAREQQQLNGLASPSEEPDGHQHAGNRPDNPRASVDNCDSSSSGSNEGAPAARNNSEHCQHEGHSPFSKNGSHSPLVNNSMNGMPGFSRTEAAHEGKEDFDHTLPLRPPSDEPPDAVGPGGEGSRADPQQQQPPAAEMARLDLSSSPGRAEGDSHGIRYVRYESELQMPWIMRLITKDLSEPYSIYTYRYFIHNWPQLCFLAMVEQECVGAIVCKLDMHKKMFRRGYIAMLAVDSKHRRKSIGTNLVKKAIYAMVEGDCDEVVLETEITNKSALKLYENLGFVRDKRLFRYYLNGVDALRLKLWLR, encoded by the exons ATGGCCACAGTGCCGCCTGGGCCTAGTAGCGCACTGCCCGCATCCCCGGCTGAGATTCCTCCtttccccggggctgggagcgCGGAGCCGGCGGTGGAAGACGGAGAGCCGGCTTGCCACGGGGAGGACTGTGTACCCGCCGGCACGGGGACGAAGCCGCAGCCGGTAAGCGACGTGAAAAGGTCggtgaagaagaagcagaagaacatGCTAGCGAGGGCTAGCCCGGCGGCGCTTCACCTCAAAATGCAAGCCcgagagcagcagcagttgaACGGCTTGGCCAGTCCCTCGGAGGAGCCCGACGGACACCAACACGCAGGAAACCGGCCTGACAATCCCAGAGCGTCCGTGGACAactgtgacagcagcagcagcggcagcaacGAGGGGGCTCCGGCCGCTAGAAACAATAGTGAGCACTGCCAACACGAAGGCCACAGCCCCTTCTCCAAAAACGGCAGCCACTCTCCACTGGTTAACAATAGCATGAACGGGATGCCGGGCTTCTCACGAACTGAGGCGGCCCACGAAGGGAAGGAGGACTTCGACCACACGCTGCCCCTGAGACCGCCCAGCGACGAGCCGCCGGACGCTGTCGGGCCCGGCGGGGAGGGCAGCCGCGCCgacccacagcagcagcagccgccgGCCGCGGAGATGGCCCGGCTCGACCTGAGCAGCTCCCCCGGCCGAGCGGAGGGAGACAGTCACGGCATCCGATACGTCCGCTACGAGTCCGAGCTGCAGATGCCGTGGATCATGAGACTGATCACCAAGGACTTGTCTGAGCCTTATTCAATTTACACGTACAGGTACTTCATCCACAACTGGCCGCAGCTCTGCTTTCTG gCCATGGTGGAGCAGGAGTGTGTCGGAGCGATTGTATGTAAGCTTGACATGCATAAGAAGATGTTTCGTCGTGGCTACATCGCCATGCTGGCTGTGGACTCGAAACACAGAAGGAAAAGCATCG GTACTAATCTGGTGAAAAAGGCCATCTATGCCATGGTGGAAGGCGACTGTGACGAG GTTGTTTTGGAGACCGAGATCACCAACAAATCAGCCCTGAAGCTGTATGAGAACTTGGGTTTTGTCAGAGACAAGCGGCTGTTCAGATACTACCTGAACGGAGTGGATGCGCTGCGGCTCAAACTGTGGCTCCGCTAG
- the LOC110951400 gene encoding uncharacterized protein LOC110951400 isoform X2, protein MLISGTLRRLLIAGTCLCVCGAPFQPTQVGSCEGGRCAGSDVKSADGEHVMLDVGAGGGGAGPHGRPEGIGPVTQAGNGGSLDGRSGPSEAGGEAWSQRSEEKSIDSTPEMGERQAEDLPGSTGGRKPDMDAPGRPSGLTTPQLEKDQQSSHGGFSDSLQDPEANLASSPEPPNPSASFWTHTSLSPIPPLVFVTPRTATPLAIWGRDGATMSSIPDPFLPEIGPREDGPESLWTEAARPGGADTPIPLSQDEATEATMSSEALPLIFEPFEDVTPEGGAAAVTMVPGNAQLPGAMATGGLPLSDLDQLVTVETDGDGPSHAPPVLIPDWTSPWQTSGAEILEPISSSGPSVSQRQVGTEPEDQSEKVAARTPNLEENLSSTGPSLSSFQHAMTTVTMATHHPVHKSRSGLEEMESEEEQDEDEEDENSEESVEEESEEDLTETPKTSSTQPPYSLIPPPPVWVQRNQGLMRSWVELIREKAGYVSGMLAPVGIGITGALLIVGALYSIRMIHRKRRNSFKHQRRKQPREPGTSRQDQAMLLADSSEDEF, encoded by the exons ATGCTGATATCCGGCACGCTCCGCCGCCTCCTCATAGCCGGGACCTGCCTCTGCGTCTGCGGAGCCCCTTTCCAGCCCACTCAGGTCGGATCCTGCGAAGGAGGACGGTGTGCCGGATCAGATGTGAAGTCTGCAGACGGAGAGCATGTGATGCTGGATGTAGGTGCGGGAGGAGGTGGGGCTGGCCCACATGGACGACCGGAGGGGATAGGACCGGTGACGCAGGCTGGAAACGGGGGCAGCCTGGATGGGAGATCTGGGCCGAGCGAGGCTGGTGGAGAGGCATGGAGCCAGAGGAGCGAGGAGAAGAGCATCGACAGCACGCCTGAGATGGGAGAAAGGCAGGCAGAGGATCTACCTGGATCTACaggtgggaggaagccagacaTGGATGCTCCTGGTAGACCTTCAGGCTTAACTACACCCCAGCTGGAGAAAGACCAACAGAGCAGCCACGGTGGATTTTCTGATTCCCTCCAGGATCCAGAAGCAAATCTAGCATCTTCTCCAGAACCTCCAAACCCTTCCGCCTCCTTTTGGACCCACACCTCCCTCAGCCCCATCCCTCCCCTGGTGTTCGTCACTCCTCGGACCGCCACACCTTTGGCAATCTGGGGCCGCGATGGAGCTACGATGTCGTCCATCCCCGACCCCTTTTTGCCCGAAATCGGCCCCAGAGAGGACGGACCAGAGAGCCTGTGGACCGAAGCAGCGAGACCAGGTGGAG CCGACACTCCGATCCCGCTGTCTCAGGATGAAGCCACAGAGGCCACCATGTCATCAGAGGCCCTCCCTCTCATCTTTGAGCCTTTCGAAGACGTGACACCAGAGGGAGGAGCGGCGGCGGTTACCATGGTGCCCGGCAACGCTCAGCTTCCCGGTGCCATGGCGACCGGAGGGCTGCCTCTGTCAGACCTGGACCAGCTGGTCACCGTAGAGACCGATGGCGATGGTCCTTCACATGCTCCGCCGGTGCTGATTCCAGACTGGACGTCACCGTGGCAGACATCTGGTGCCGAGATCCTGGAGCCAATCAGCTCCTCCGGTCCGTCTGTTTCACAGCGGCAAGTCGGAACTGAACCAGAGGATCAGTCAGAGAAAG TGGCTGCGAGGACACCAAACCTTGAGGAGAACTTGTCCTCCACCGGTCCCTCCCTCTCATCCTTCCAGCATGCTATGAcaacggtaaccatggcaacccATCATCCAGTGCACAAATCCAGATCAGGGCTGGAGGAGATGGAGTCTGAGG AGGAGCAGGACGAGGACGAAGAGGACGAGAACTCAGAGGAGTCTGTGGAGGAAGAGAGTGAAGAGGACCTCACAGAAACACCTAAAACCTCCTCAACACAGCCTCCGTACAGCCTCATCCCTCCACCTCCTGTCTGGGTTCAACGCAACCAGGGCCTGA TGCGTAGCTGGGTAGAGCTGATCAGAGAAAAG GCCGGTTATGTTTCCGGCATGTTGGCCCCTGTGGGCATCGGTATAACAGGGGCTCTGCTGATCGTCGGTGCCCTCTACAGCATCAGGATGATTCACCGCAAGAGGAGGAACAGCTTCAAGCACCAGAGGAGGAAG CAACCTCGGGAGCCGGGAACCAGCCGTCAGGACCAGGCCATGCTGCTGGCCGACAGCTCCGAGGATGAATTCTGA
- the actr10 gene encoding actin-related protein 10: protein MPLFDGLGSGGEKTAIVIDLGAAYTKCGFAGETGPRFIIPSEIRKPGQQQAIKVVQYNINTEELYVILKEFIHILYFRHLLVNPRDRRVVIIESILCPSHFRETLTKVFFKQFEVPSVLFAPSHLMAIMTLGINSALVMDCGHTETLVLPVYECTPILPAWEALPLGGKAIHKELDGLLVEQCTVDTDTTTGQSVPAVIGTIPEETVEDIKVRTCFVSDLQRGLKIQEAKFNLDGTAERPAPPPDVDYPLDGEKILHVKGSIRDSVMEILFEQDNEEKSVASLILDALVKCPIDTRKVLSENLVVIGGTAMLPGFLHRLLAEIRLLVEKPRYSDVLASKSFRIHAPPAKPNCTAWLGGAIFGALQDILGSRSVSRDYYNQTGRIPDWCCLSSPPPESLYEAGKTPPPLMKRAFSTEK, encoded by the exons ATGCCCTTATTTGATGGGTTGGGAAGTGGAGGAGAGAAGACCGCCATCGTCATTGACTTAGGAGCAGCGTACACAAA ATGTGGCTTTGCAGGGGAAACGGGGCCCAGGTTCATAATTCCGAGCGAGATCCGGAAACCGGGGCAACAGCAG GCCATCAAAGTGGTTCAGTACAACATCAACACAGAAGAGCTTTATGTCATCCTCAAAGAGTTTATCCACATTCTGTACTTCAG ACACCTGCTGGTGAACCCTCGCGACAGAAGAGTGGTCATCATCGAGTCCATCCTCTGCCCGTCCCACTTCAGGGAGACGCTCACCAAGGTCTTCTTCAAACAGTTTGag GTTCCCTCTGTGCTGTTTGCTCCAAGTCACCTCATGGCCATCATGACTTTGGGCATCAACTCTGCACTGGTGATGGACTgtggacacacagagacactggTGCTGCCT GTGTATGAGTGCACTCCTATTCTTCCAGCGTGGGAGGCTTTGCCACTAGGAGGGAAAGCCATCCATAA AGAACTGGACGGCCTCCTTGTGGAGCAGTGCACCGTGGACACCGACACCACCACCGGACAGAGTGTACCAGCTGTCATCG ggaccaTCCCAGAAGAGACCGTGGAGGACATCAAGG TGAGAACATGTTTTGTAAGCGACCTGCAGCGAGGCCTCAAGATCCAGGAAGCCAAATTTAACCTGGACGGTACAGCAGAG cgtcctgctcctcctccagatgttgATTATCCTCTGGATGGGGAGAAAATTCTGCATGTCAAAGGATCCATCAG GGACTCTGTGATGGAGATCCTGTTTGAGCAGGACAACGAAGAGAAAAGCGTGGCCTCCCTGATACTTGACGCTTTAGTCAAG tgcCCCATCGACACCCGTAAAGTCCTGTCAGAGAACCTGGTGGTGATCGGAGGCACCGCCATGCTGCCCGGCTTCCTGCACCGGCTGCTGGCTGAGATACGCCTCCTGGTGGAGAAACCCAGATACAGCGACGTGTTGGCCAGCAAGAGCTTCCGTATCCACGCCCCTCCGGCCAAACCCAACTGCACCGCCTGGCTCGGAG GCGCCATCTTCGGGGCCCTTCAGGACATCCTGGGCAGCAGGTCGGTGTCCAGGGATTACTACAACCAGACGGGTCGCATCCCAGACTGGTGCTGCCtgagctctcctcctcctgagtCTTTGTACGAAGCAGGAAAAACTCCACctcctctgatgaagagagCGTTCTCCACGGAGAAGTAG
- the LOC110951400 gene encoding uncharacterized protein LOC110951400 isoform X1, whose product MLISGTLRRLLIAGTCLCVCGAPFQPTQVGSCEGGRCAGSDVKSADGEHVMLDVGAGGGGAGPHGRPEGIGPVTQAGNGGSLDGRSGPSEAGGEAWSQRSEEKSIDSTPEMGERQAEDLPGSTGGRKPDMDAPGRPSGLTTPQLEKDQQSSHGGFSDSLQDPEANLASSPEPPNPSASFWTHTSLSPIPPLVFVTPRTATPLAIWGRDGATMSSIPDPFLPEIGPREDGPESLWTEAARPGGADTPIPLSQDEATEATMSSEALPLIFEPFEDVTPEGGAAAVTMVPGNAQLPGAMATGGLPLSDLDQLVTVETDGDGPSHAPPVLIPDWTSPWQTSGAEILEPISSSGPSVSQRQVGTEPEDQSEKVAARTPNLEENLSSTGPSLSSFQHAMTTVTMATHHPVHKSRSGLEEMESEEEQDEDEEDENSEESVEEESEEDLTETPKTSSTQPPYSLIPPPPVWVQRNQGLMRSWVELIREKAGYVSGMLAPVGIGITGALLIVGALYSIRMIHRKRRNSFKHQRRKVRQPEQPREPGTSRQDQAMLLADSSEDEF is encoded by the exons ATGCTGATATCCGGCACGCTCCGCCGCCTCCTCATAGCCGGGACCTGCCTCTGCGTCTGCGGAGCCCCTTTCCAGCCCACTCAGGTCGGATCCTGCGAAGGAGGACGGTGTGCCGGATCAGATGTGAAGTCTGCAGACGGAGAGCATGTGATGCTGGATGTAGGTGCGGGAGGAGGTGGGGCTGGCCCACATGGACGACCGGAGGGGATAGGACCGGTGACGCAGGCTGGAAACGGGGGCAGCCTGGATGGGAGATCTGGGCCGAGCGAGGCTGGTGGAGAGGCATGGAGCCAGAGGAGCGAGGAGAAGAGCATCGACAGCACGCCTGAGATGGGAGAAAGGCAGGCAGAGGATCTACCTGGATCTACaggtgggaggaagccagacaTGGATGCTCCTGGTAGACCTTCAGGCTTAACTACACCCCAGCTGGAGAAAGACCAACAGAGCAGCCACGGTGGATTTTCTGATTCCCTCCAGGATCCAGAAGCAAATCTAGCATCTTCTCCAGAACCTCCAAACCCTTCCGCCTCCTTTTGGACCCACACCTCCCTCAGCCCCATCCCTCCCCTGGTGTTCGTCACTCCTCGGACCGCCACACCTTTGGCAATCTGGGGCCGCGATGGAGCTACGATGTCGTCCATCCCCGACCCCTTTTTGCCCGAAATCGGCCCCAGAGAGGACGGACCAGAGAGCCTGTGGACCGAAGCAGCGAGACCAGGTGGAG CCGACACTCCGATCCCGCTGTCTCAGGATGAAGCCACAGAGGCCACCATGTCATCAGAGGCCCTCCCTCTCATCTTTGAGCCTTTCGAAGACGTGACACCAGAGGGAGGAGCGGCGGCGGTTACCATGGTGCCCGGCAACGCTCAGCTTCCCGGTGCCATGGCGACCGGAGGGCTGCCTCTGTCAGACCTGGACCAGCTGGTCACCGTAGAGACCGATGGCGATGGTCCTTCACATGCTCCGCCGGTGCTGATTCCAGACTGGACGTCACCGTGGCAGACATCTGGTGCCGAGATCCTGGAGCCAATCAGCTCCTCCGGTCCGTCTGTTTCACAGCGGCAAGTCGGAACTGAACCAGAGGATCAGTCAGAGAAAG TGGCTGCGAGGACACCAAACCTTGAGGAGAACTTGTCCTCCACCGGTCCCTCCCTCTCATCCTTCCAGCATGCTATGAcaacggtaaccatggcaacccATCATCCAGTGCACAAATCCAGATCAGGGCTGGAGGAGATGGAGTCTGAGG AGGAGCAGGACGAGGACGAAGAGGACGAGAACTCAGAGGAGTCTGTGGAGGAAGAGAGTGAAGAGGACCTCACAGAAACACCTAAAACCTCCTCAACACAGCCTCCGTACAGCCTCATCCCTCCACCTCCTGTCTGGGTTCAACGCAACCAGGGCCTGA TGCGTAGCTGGGTAGAGCTGATCAGAGAAAAG GCCGGTTATGTTTCCGGCATGTTGGCCCCTGTGGGCATCGGTATAACAGGGGCTCTGCTGATCGTCGGTGCCCTCTACAGCATCAGGATGATTCACCGCAAGAGGAGGAACAGCTTCAAGCACCAGAGGAGGAAGGTCAGGCAGCCAGAG CAACCTCGGGAGCCGGGAACCAGCCGTCAGGACCAGGCCATGCTGCTGGCCGACAGCTCCGAGGATGAATTCTGA